A stretch of Fundicoccus culcitae DNA encodes these proteins:
- a CDS encoding AlbA family DNA-binding domain-containing protein translates to MDNEDLNYLIEFELENTKLDFKRDLYDNKNKPELIKDVMAMANAHYEGTKYIIFGVKLLEDGSREYNSIQSIPDQSDIEELIDNNIEPTIDLSFYPYRFQGYQLAILEINGFSDRPYMLKKDNQRFKAGESQIRKGSTTSRVSRDDLEKIYSIKSANISSHKILIGFDERMSKELDVNIEMNNIEELPSSKNKRFYEEQLIILRDYIEKENADSLDKSIETNNPLPGIYIPAIKEFQKLTQKVSDGRINIGNNYMGLPIRLSEEELIERINSVKEDFNSEDLFFIQENFAQEFNPYILNSDSKFIEDVIIHFYIPKEVGWVIPEYYSEPKNNPLEISRGNLFSHYPTVEEYDNEYVITEYLGEVRHHYKREVLAEPLKILYSKEMISKDCSIKYEVHGRNISIPIEGFLMLKFYSDD, encoded by the coding sequence TTGGATAATGAAGATTTAAATTATTTGATAGAATTTGAACTTGAAAATACAAAATTAGATTTTAAAAGAGATCTTTATGATAACAAAAATAAGCCTGAGTTGATTAAAGACGTCATGGCAATGGCAAATGCTCATTATGAAGGAACTAAGTATATTATATTTGGAGTCAAATTATTAGAAGATGGTTCAAGAGAGTATAATTCAATTCAATCAATACCGGACCAATCAGATATAGAAGAATTAATTGATAATAACATTGAGCCAACTATAGACTTGTCATTTTATCCTTATCGTTTTCAAGGTTATCAGTTAGCTATTCTAGAAATTAATGGTTTTAGTGATAGACCATATATGCTAAAAAAAGATAATCAGCGATTCAAAGCAGGAGAATCTCAAATTAGGAAGGGTTCTACTACAAGCAGAGTAAGTAGAGACGACTTAGAAAAAATCTATTCAATAAAATCAGCAAATATTAGCTCACATAAAATATTAATTGGATTTGACGAAAGAATGAGTAAAGAGCTTGATGTAAATATTGAAATGAATAATATTGAAGAATTACCATCATCAAAAAACAAGAGATTTTATGAAGAACAACTAATAATTTTGAGAGATTATATAGAAAAAGAAAATGCAGATTCTCTAGATAAATCTATTGAAACAAATAATCCTCTCCCAGGAATATATATTCCAGCTATTAAAGAATTTCAGAAATTGACGCAAAAAGTAAGTGATGGGAGAATAAATATAGGAAATAATTATATGGGACTGCCGATAAGATTGTCAGAAGAAGAATTGATTGAAAGAATAAATAGTGTGAAGGAAGATTTTAATAGTGAGGATTTATTTTTTATTCAAGAAAATTTTGCTCAAGAGTTTAACCCATATATTCTAAATAGTGATAGTAAATTCATTGAAGATGTAATCATTCATTTCTATATACCGAAGGAAGTAGGATGGGTGATTCCAGAATATTATTCAGAACCCAAAAATAACCCTTTGGAGATTTCTAGAGGAAACTTATTTTCTCATTATCCTACTGTTGAAGAGTATGATAATGAGTATGTCATTACGGAATATTTAGGTGAGGTTAGACATCATTATAAAAGAGAAGTTCTTGCTGAACCATTAAAAATCTTATACTCCAAAGAAATGATTAGTAAAGATTGTAGCATCAAGTATGAGGTGCATGGTAGAAACATTTCAATTCCAATAGAAGGGTTTTTAATGTTGAAATTTTATTCAGATGACTAG